The following proteins are encoded in a genomic region of Pyxicephalus adspersus chromosome 9, UCB_Pads_2.0, whole genome shotgun sequence:
- the LRRC56 gene encoding LOW QUALITY PROTEIN: leucine-rich repeat-containing protein 56 (The sequence of the model RefSeq protein was modified relative to this genomic sequence to represent the inferred CDS: substituted 1 base at 1 genomic stop codon) yields MDKTLERRPSTPSVRVTDLGWQGSLNPSPLDNDKDESLVDEYLSPGRLKTITGTDDLHEVTSLQMCVDTRDHTLGNFGTYMPNLRQLKLNNSVILSISIICEELYLAYNDLRDLSQVSMLENLEILDLEGNNIDQIGELQYLALCSNLTTLTIEGNPVCIQPSPEDTMPADYNYQALIKKIIPQLQYLDDAPVDQINPTTSRTPLEDWLIVQDLIKESVGSQVDTSSDTLPEDVESGIRRKNVRPSTAQPGITRRPQSAPRPSSAGRTISSLHSAKACVISESPWNESADDEASDLTNGIGKVICGNPLKALRARKEKMELTPINNIQEPGHRPEPDAGTSTHKDRDDVLAELKAWREKNNELLKRIQAQRAPQVLTITHSDDEEEDEDSLSSSSEDLELEESWDSRCLIRVTPDTTSPSPRSPSSQFGEMTLQDTPLQPSPPITPXPPSSTTGNSRLNKGIDMRAKRLLRSTGQAKSFTPRVGEVNAYLADEEFLLADSDDKHIRTPLLSHTMEGGRLGPGYSSATLIHHTSTVERKSPTLTTHQPVIRSISKMPQRPSPPHNIRPVTSKGILQRLPNRPNLLTASKTSNT; encoded by the exons ATGGATAAGACACTAGAGAGGCGTCCTAGTACTCCAAGTGTCAGGGTGACAGATCTGGGCTGGCAAGGATCACTAAACCCAAGTCCACTAGACAACGATAAAGATGAAAGCCTGGTAGATGAGTACCTGTCCCCAGGCAGACTG aaaacaattactggAACAGATGACCTTCACGAAGTCACAAGTCTTCAGATGTGTGTGGACACTAGGGATCACACCTTGGGGAATTTTG GTACCTACATGCCAAACCTTAGACAACTAAAACTGAATAACAGTGTCATATTGTCAATAAG CATTATATGTGAG GAACTCTACCTGGCTTACAATGATCTCAGAGACCTCAGTCAGGTAAGCATGTTGGAAAATCTGGAGATCCTCGATCTTGAAGGTAACAACATCGACCAGATAGGTGAACTGCAGTATCTGGCACTGTGCAGCAATCTAACAACCCTTACTATAGAAGGCAATCCTGTGTGTATCCAACCCAGTCCTGAAGACACCATG CCTGCAGACTACAATTATCAAGCCTTGATTAAAAAGATAATTCCTCAATTACAATATCTCGATGATGCACCAGTTGACCAAATAAACCCAACCACATCTCGCACTCCTTTAGAAGACTGGTTGATAGTACAGGATCTCATTAAGGAAAGTGTTGGAAGCCAGGTGGATACATCTTCAG ATACTTTGCCTGAAGACGTGGAAAGTGGTATAAGAAGGAAAAATGTTAGACCTAGTACTGCTCAACCAGGCATCACCAGAAGACCACAGTCAGCACCAAGACCGTCAAGTGCAGGGAGAACAATCTCCAGCCTACATAGTGCAAAAGCATGTGTTATATCTGAATCACCATGGAATGAATCAGCAGATGATGAAGCCAGTGACCTCACTAATG GTATTGGTAAAGTCATCTGTGGAAATCCATTAAAGGCTCTTCGggcaagaaaggaaaaaatggag TTAACGCCTATAAACAATATCCAGGAACCGGGACACAGGCCTGAGCCTGATGCAGGAACTTCAACTCACAAAGATCGTGATGATGTGTTGGCAGAATTGAAAGCATGGAGAGAGAAGAACAATGA GTTGTTAAAGAGAATACAGGCTCAACGTGCTCCTCAGGTCCTCACTATAACACATAGCGATGATGAGGAAGAAGATGAGGATAGTCTGTCCTCTAGCAGTGAAGATCTAGAACTAGAAGAATCCTGGGACTCACGATGTCTAATAAGAGTCACTCCAGATACCACAAGCCCATCTCCTCGGTCACCTTCAA GCCAGTTTGGAGAGATGACTTTGCAGGATACTCCACTTCAGCCATCCCCGCCTATTACTCCATGACCACCATCTTCCACCACTGGAAATTCACGCCTCAACAAAGGAATTGATATGAGAGCCAAACGTTTACTCCGAAGTACTGGACAGGCTAAAAGTTTTACCCCAAGGGTAGGGGAAGTAAATGCATACCTAGCAGATGAGGAATTCCTGCTGGCTGATTCAGATGACAAACACATTAGAACTCCACTCTTGTCACACACAATGGAAGGTGGAAGACTTGGGCCTGGATATTCATCAGCAACATTAATACATCACAC GTCTACAGTAGAAAGAAAAAGTCCTACACTTACCACTCATCAACCAGTCATCCGTTCCATCAGTAAAATGCCACAGAGACCATCACCACCACATAATATTCGCCCTGTTACATCAAAGGGCATTCTGCAAAGATTGCCAAATAGACCAAACCTTCTAACAGCCAGCAAGACCTCAAACACTTAG